The nucleotide window GGCCGGTCAGGCCCGCGCGTGGTGGAACGACGTCGTCGGGCCGGGGAAGGCGATCGACACGACCGAGTACTACGTCGTCTGCGTGAACATCCCGGGTTCGTGTTACGGCTCCTCGGGGCCGCCGAGCGAGGGTCCCGACGGCGAGCCCTGGGGGACGGACTTCCCGCCCGTGACGGTCGGCGACTGGACGCGCGCACAGCGGCGGCTGCTCGACGAACTCGGCGTCGGGCGGCTCCACGCGGTCGTCGGCGGGAGCGTCGGCGGGATGAACGTCCTCGACTGGGCGAAGCAGTTCCCCGACGACGTGCGCCGGATCGTCCCCGTCGCGACGGCCGCGCGGCTCGACCCGCAGTGTCTCGCGATCGACGCGATCGCCCGGCGGGCGATCACGACGGACGCGAACTGGAACGGCGGCGACTACTACGGCGACGGACCGGACCCGGACGACGGGCTGGCGATCGCCCGCCAGCTCGGGCACGTGATGTACCTCTCGAAGGGGTCGATGGAGCGGAAGTTCGGTCGGCGTGCAGCGGGGCGTGATGCGCGCCGGGACGACTTCCCGGAGGACCCGGCGGGGGCGTTCTTCCCCTACCGCGAGGTGGAGTCGTACCTCGATTACAACGCGCGCTCGTTCACCGAACGGTTCGACGCGAACAGCTACCTCTACCTCACGCGGGCGATGGACGACTACGACCTGTCGTCCGAGTACGGCTCCGACGCGGACGCGCTGGCCGCCTTCGAGGGCGAGGCGCTCCTGCTGTCGTTCACGGCCGACTGGCACTTCACCGTCGAGCAGTCGCGGTCGCTGGCGGCGGCGTTCGAGGCCGGCGGGGCGCCCGTCGCCCACCACGTCGTCGACTCGGACCACGGCCACGACGCGTTCCTCGTCGAACCGGAGTCGGTCGGGCCGCCGCTCCGGGACTTCCTCGCCGACGGCATCGAGGGCCGGGCGGTCCGCGACGAGGGGACGGCGACGGACGACGGGAGCGGGGAGGGGGAACGACGGGCGCCCGTCCACGCGAGCCTGTTCCCCGGATAGCGGTTCTGGTTCGGGTGATACGTCGCTCGGCACGTCCTGTTGCTGACAGGCGGCTCGGTCGCTCCGCCGGGGGGTGAGCCGCACGACCGCGTGACCCCCGGCGGTTGGGGTCAGGTCACGGGGTGAATGGCCCCGTTCTGGGGTTTGAACCCTCGGCTGTTCCGAGACCGATCGTTCGGAGCGGTCGATGTGCGCGGCCGCCGCGCGCCGATGCCAGCTGGTTAGATGGGGTACACGAAGGTCGGACAGCCGCCCAGTTTATCGACCGGAATTTCTACAGAGGAGGCCCGAAAAGTGTAGCCTATCAGGGGAGCTCGAGGCGTTCCAGGCGGTCTCACCGGATCACGACAATAAACGAACAACAATTCGTCGCCGGCTGACGAGAGAAACCCTTTACACGGATACGTCCGACGACAGAGACATGAACTATCGCGAGGTCGAAGTCGCCGGCGAGTACCTCGCGCGCCTGGAGACGGGGGCTGACTGGCGCGCCGAGATCGAGGAACTGGCCGACCGCGAGGACGTGGATGCGGGCTGGTTCACGGCGCTCGGCGCCGTCGAGGACGCGGAACTCTGGTACTACGACCAGGACGAACAGGAGTACCGCTCGGTCGAGTTCGAGGAACCGCTGGAGGTTGCCTCCTGCGTCGGGAACGTCGCGCTGCTGGAGGGCGACCGGTTCGCGCACACCCACGCCGTGCTCTCCCGGCGGAGCGGCCAGGCGCTCGCCGGTCACCTCAACGCGGGCACCGTGTTCTCCGGCGAGGTGTACCTCCGCGCGTTCGAGACGCCGATGGAGCGCGAACGGGACGACGTGACCGACCTGGACCTCTGGCTGTGACCGCGGAGGTCGCCCCGTGAGGCCTGACGACGAGCGCTACTTCGCGCGCATCGAGGACCGCCTCGACGAGGCGTTCGACCGCGCGGGGGCCGCGAAGGGGCAGGGGAAGGACCCCGTCGAGGAGATCGAGATCCCCGTCGCGCGGGACATGGCCGACCGGGTCGAGAACATCCTCGGCATCCCCGGCGTGGCCGAGCGCGTCCGGGAACTGGAGGAGGAGTTCTCCCGCGAGGAGGCCGCCCTCGAACTGGT belongs to Halorarum halophilum and includes:
- the metX gene encoding homoserine O-acetyltransferase MetX — protein: MTETATVGEFRFACGETIEDLELAYETYGEFDGSNAVLVCHALTGSHHVTDSGWREDGEETTAGQARAWWNDVVGPGKAIDTTEYYVVCVNIPGSCYGSSGPPSEGPDGEPWGTDFPPVTVGDWTRAQRRLLDELGVGRLHAVVGGSVGGMNVLDWAKQFPDDVRRIVPVATAARLDPQCLAIDAIARRAITTDANWNGGDYYGDGPDPDDGLAIARQLGHVMYLSKGSMERKFGRRAAGRDARRDDFPEDPAGAFFPYREVESYLDYNARSFTERFDANSYLYLTRAMDDYDLSSEYGSDADALAAFEGEALLLSFTADWHFTVEQSRSLAAAFEAGGAPVAHHVVDSDHGHDAFLVEPESVGPPLRDFLADGIEGRAVRDEGTATDDGSGEGERRAPVHASLFPG
- a CDS encoding PPC domain-containing DNA-binding protein, producing MNYREVEVAGEYLARLETGADWRAEIEELADREDVDAGWFTALGAVEDAELWYYDQDEQEYRSVEFEEPLEVASCVGNVALLEGDRFAHTHAVLSRRSGQALAGHLNAGTVFSGEVYLRAFETPMERERDDVTDLDLWL